The DNA region GTGAAGGGCTCAACAGCTATAAGATCAATGTCCTGATAAAAAAGGAAAGGGTTCTGTGCATTGATAATATCCATTAGTACCAGTCCACGGCTGGTTTTATAGGGCGGTATGGCTTTGTGTTTTACAAAGGCGCCGTTTAACAGCACAACAATATCGCCATTGTTTTTTGCGGCTATCCAGCTGCCATTACGGTCGGCATCTTTAGGATATAGCAGCGTGTAATTACCATTTTGGTACGTACGCGGTGCAACGGCCTTGCCCCGGTTAATATTTTCGTCGCGGTTGGAGGTAAGCTGGAACCCGCTTTTTGTGGGAACATAGGTTACTGTGCACATGCCTTACGGTACTTAAGTGTTGACGCGGCAACGCCAAATTCATCAGGAATAACTACATTGGATATAGCGTTTACGCCAATACGGATCAGGGCCATATGATGAACGGTATGTTCCAGGTTATAAACCAGCTCGCGGTAATAATTTGAAAATACCTGTGCCGAATGTGCTTCGCATTCGCCGTATCCGGCTTGTAGCATTAATTCTTTATCGGGCTTTTGAATGTTCGCCCCTACCTGGAGAATGGTTGTGATGGCAAAATCTTTATCGGCCTCAATGGCTTTATTGCGGACGCGTTTATCGTAATCAACCATGCCGGTTTCGTAACCTTTATTCAGTTCAATAAAAAACTCAAGAACATGACGGGTGTGCTGGCCGATACTTGATTGCGACAGCAGTTTTACCGGTTGGGTGTATTGTAAAGGACTTAATTCGTCAATTACATATTGTAGTTGCTCCAACAGATTGGAGATAGGTTCTTTCAATTGCATAATGCTAATTATTAGCAGTGGTTTTTGATTTTATTAATGAAGAAAAGGGATAAGGTTTAAAACCTCTTTCCTGAAAATGTAAAGCAGTATGGCTGATGTTGTAAACACAATAGTTGCCAGTATAAAAAGCTGACCGCCATCGCCCTGTACCACGATCCCCAGTTTAGTAAGATGAAAAAATATGGCACCAGCCATTAACCCTACGGCTATCAAAGCGCCTATGCCGGTAGTGCGGGGGATAATGATCAGTGTGGCGGCTGCCAGTTCCATACTGCCAATGCCAATCCTGCCCCAGGGCTCCATACCCAACTTGGTAAATATGTAAACCGATTCGGGGGCGGCAGTGAATTTGAAGAACAAGGTTTGCAGCATGATGATAGCTGCTACAAG from Mucilaginibacter sp. SJ includes:
- a CDS encoding DoxX family protein, translated to MTYTQFNILVWALRLVAAIIMLQTLFFKFTAAPESVYIFTKLGMEPWGRIGIGSMELAAATLIIIPRTTGIGALIAVGLMAGAIFFHLTKLGIVVQGDGGQLFILATIVFTTSAILLYIFRKEVLNLIPFLH